The Blastomonas fulva genome contains a region encoding:
- a CDS encoding acyl-CoA dehydrogenase family protein — protein sequence MPDFDFALGEAADMIRDTTARFAADKIAPIAAKIDAEDWFPIELWPQMGALGLHGITVSEEDGGLGLGYLEHVIAMEEVSRASASLGLSYGAHSNLCVNQLRRWGNAQQKAKYLPGLISGEHVGSLAMSEVGAGSDVVSMKLKASEVAGGYRLNGTKFWITNSAYAETLIVYAKTGEGSGGITAFIIEKDMPGFSIGQKIQKMGMRGSPTAELVFDDCFVPQENVMGPLNGGVGVLMSGLDYERAVLAAGPLGIMQACLDVVLPYVRERKQFGSPIGSFQMVQAKVADMYVALNSARAYVYAVARACDAGKTTRFDAAGAILLASENAVKCSLEAIQALGGAGYTTDWPVERFLRDAKLYDIGAGTNEIRRFLIARELIGAR from the coding sequence ATGCCCGATTTCGACTTCGCGCTGGGCGAGGCTGCGGACATGATCCGCGACACCACCGCGCGCTTTGCCGCGGACAAGATCGCGCCGATCGCCGCGAAGATCGATGCCGAGGACTGGTTCCCGATCGAATTGTGGCCGCAAATGGGGGCGCTGGGCCTGCACGGCATCACGGTGAGCGAGGAAGACGGCGGGCTGGGGCTGGGCTATCTCGAGCATGTCATCGCGATGGAAGAAGTCAGCCGCGCGAGCGCTTCGCTGGGGCTGTCGTACGGCGCGCACTCCAACCTGTGCGTCAACCAGTTGCGCCGCTGGGGCAACGCGCAACAGAAGGCGAAGTATCTGCCCGGGCTGATCTCGGGCGAGCATGTCGGATCGCTGGCGATGTCCGAAGTCGGCGCCGGATCGGACGTGGTCTCGATGAAGCTCAAGGCCAGCGAAGTCGCGGGCGGATACCGGCTCAACGGCACCAAGTTCTGGATCACCAATTCGGCGTATGCTGAGACGCTGATTGTCTATGCCAAGACCGGGGAGGGATCGGGCGGGATCACCGCGTTCATCATCGAAAAGGATATGCCGGGCTTCAGCATAGGCCAGAAGATCCAGAAGATGGGGATGCGCGGGAGCCCGACGGCGGAATTGGTGTTCGACGATTGCTTCGTTCCGCAAGAAAACGTCATGGGGCCATTGAACGGCGGCGTTGGCGTGCTGATGAGCGGGCTCGATTACGAGCGCGCGGTGCTCGCTGCCGGGCCTTTGGGCATCATGCAGGCGTGCCTCGACGTGGTGCTGCCCTATGTGCGCGAGCGCAAGCAGTTCGGCTCCCCCATCGGCTCGTTCCAGATGGTGCAGGCCAAGGTCGCCGACATGTACGTCGCGCTCAACAGCGCCCGCGCCTATGTCTATGCGGTCGCGCGCGCCTGTGATGCGGGCAAGACGACGCGGTTCGATGCCGCCGGTGCGATCTTATTGGCCAGCGAGAACGCGGTCAAATGCTCGCTCGAGGCGATCCAGGCCTTGGGCGGGGCGGGCTACACCACCGACTGGCCGGTCGAACGCTTCCTGCGCGATGCCAAGCTGTACGACATCGGGGCAGGGACCAACGAAATCCGCCGCTTCCTGATCGCGCGCGAACTGATTGGAGCTCGGTGA
- a CDS encoding LysR family transcriptional regulator, producing MIERYLLRYFLAVVEHGNFTRAAESCNVTQPTLSVGIARLEESVGQRLFHRTNRRVDLTPNGAQFAEHARRIEAQFNLAEQAMQQRQPQAIVRLGLLSTLPSPVVAAIAQALGEIDGLRTEFVEGRASELTDRLDAARIDLAVTLEPQGRHRAQFQPVATEGYSLALPASHPLAARTLIAGHELADNVMLVRRHCEVLTATSQHFTARGVRPFFAARSRSDDRILALVAAGVGVTVMPDCFTAAGVARVPMEDFAHMRTLGVLMREADVVPEAVVARVRGVLAERIGGTW from the coding sequence ATGATCGAACGCTACCTGCTGCGCTATTTCCTCGCTGTCGTCGAGCACGGCAATTTCACCCGCGCCGCCGAGAGCTGCAACGTGACCCAACCGACGCTGTCGGTGGGCATCGCGCGGCTGGAAGAGAGCGTGGGCCAGCGCCTGTTCCACCGCACCAACCGCCGCGTCGACCTCACCCCCAATGGCGCGCAGTTCGCCGAGCATGCGCGGCGGATCGAGGCGCAGTTCAATCTGGCCGAACAGGCGATGCAGCAGCGCCAGCCCCAGGCGATCGTGCGGCTCGGGCTGCTCTCCACGCTGCCCAGCCCGGTGGTCGCGGCCATCGCGCAGGCGCTGGGCGAGATCGATGGCCTGCGCACCGAGTTCGTCGAAGGCCGGGCGAGCGAGCTCACCGACCGGCTGGATGCGGCGCGGATCGATCTGGCGGTGACGCTGGAGCCACAGGGACGCCACCGCGCGCAGTTCCAGCCCGTAGCAACCGAAGGCTACAGCCTCGCTTTGCCCGCCAGCCACCCGCTCGCGGCGCGCACATTGATCGCCGGGCACGAGCTCGCCGACAATGTGATGCTGGTGCGCCGCCATTGCGAGGTGCTCACCGCCACCAGCCAGCACTTCACGGCGCGCGGCGTCCGCCCCTTCTTCGCCGCCCGCTCAAGAAGCGACGACCGCATCCTCGCACTGGTCGCGGCGGGCGTGGGCGTGACGGTGATGCCCGATTGCTTCACCGCAGCAGGCGTGGCGCGGGTGCCGATGGAGGACTTCGCGCATATGCGGACCCTAGGGGTGCTGATGCGGGAGGCGGATGTGGTGCCGGAGGCGGTCGTGGCGCGGGTGCGCGGGGTGTTGGCGGAACGGATTGGTGGGACTTGGTAG